A window of the Streptomyces albireticuli genome harbors these coding sequences:
- a CDS encoding MFS transporter: MTPAAILLALLILPTSVTGSGVALPHIGRDTDASLAALQWVVHGYNLTFASFMLACGSLADRFGRRRMFGAGAVLFTVSSLASALASDVLVLDVMRALAGVGAAALLTSSSSILAAAFQGAARTRAFAAIGIVTGAGLALGAMAAGTLTDAFGWRSFFALHAALMLLVLLAVPLIDESRGASSARVDWAGTATFVGALFLLMLGTVEGPHWGWGSTEVLGLLAGSAVLMGAFVMVERRVRHPMLDLKLLRNARFMALCLIPVVVTFSFVVLLPLLPNYLVVANGSSSRAAGTTMLVMTLPILVTPLLVGRLMAWGLTTRGVFGLSLVCLTAGTGWLAVVLRPDVGLSALAGPLVTLGVGLGLNFGLVDGAVLTVVAPSATGTAAGFLNTLRLGSEAVVIAAVGSALVNLARGRMGEGLSRFPAYGDGADELANRVNAGDLTGPLTSVPSESRPEFSDFVAQGLTDAWQTVLWVSAAICAALSVAIYAMLGGSEPDKGQGTEPASAPTAAADAVPR; this comes from the coding sequence ATGACGCCGGCTGCGATCCTGCTCGCCCTGTTGATCCTGCCGACGTCGGTGACCGGGTCGGGAGTGGCTCTGCCACACATCGGCCGGGACACGGACGCGTCACTGGCCGCGCTGCAGTGGGTGGTGCACGGCTACAACCTGACGTTCGCCAGTTTCATGCTGGCCTGTGGTTCGCTGGCCGACCGGTTCGGCCGCCGCCGGATGTTCGGTGCGGGGGCGGTGCTGTTCACGGTGTCGTCGCTGGCGAGCGCGCTGGCGAGCGACGTGCTCGTGCTCGACGTGATGCGGGCCCTCGCCGGCGTCGGCGCCGCCGCCCTGCTGACCAGCAGCAGCTCCATCCTCGCCGCGGCCTTCCAAGGAGCGGCGCGGACCCGGGCGTTCGCCGCCATCGGCATCGTGACGGGCGCCGGTCTCGCCCTGGGGGCGATGGCGGCGGGCACGCTCACGGACGCCTTCGGCTGGCGGTCGTTCTTCGCCCTGCACGCCGCGCTGATGCTGCTCGTCCTGCTCGCCGTCCCGTTGATCGACGAGTCGCGCGGCGCGTCCTCCGCCCGGGTGGACTGGGCCGGTACGGCTACGTTCGTCGGTGCTCTGTTCCTGCTGATGCTCGGCACGGTCGAGGGGCCGCACTGGGGTTGGGGCAGTACCGAGGTGCTGGGCCTGCTCGCCGGGTCGGCGGTACTGATGGGCGCGTTCGTCATGGTGGAGCGGCGCGTGCGGCATCCCATGCTCGACCTGAAGCTGCTCCGCAACGCCAGGTTCATGGCGTTGTGCCTGATCCCGGTGGTGGTCACCTTCTCGTTCGTGGTGCTGCTGCCGCTGCTGCCGAACTACCTGGTGGTGGCGAACGGCTCCTCCAGCCGAGCGGCCGGGACCACCATGCTGGTGATGACCCTGCCGATTCTGGTCACTCCGCTGCTGGTCGGAAGGCTGATGGCCTGGGGGCTGACCACGCGGGGGGTGTTCGGCCTCAGCCTGGTGTGCCTGACCGCCGGGACCGGATGGCTGGCTGTCGTACTCCGGCCCGACGTGGGCCTCAGCGCGCTGGCCGGTCCGCTGGTCACCCTCGGGGTCGGCCTCGGCCTCAACTTCGGCCTGGTAGACGGTGCGGTGCTGACCGTGGTGGCACCTTCGGCCACCGGGACGGCGGCCGGCTTCCTCAACACGCTCCGGCTCGGCAGCGAGGCCGTGGTCATCGCGGCCGTCGGCTCCGCGCTGGTCAACCTGGCCCGGGGACGGATGGGCGAGGGCCTCAGCCGTTTTCCCGCCTACGGCGACGGCGCGGACGAACTGGCGAACCGGGTGAACGCGGGAGATCTCACCGGGCCGCTGACCTCCGTACCGTCGGAAAGCCGCCCGGAGTTCAGCGACTTCGTCGCCCAGGGCCTCACGGACGCCTGGCAGACGGTGCTGTGGGTGAGCGCGGCGATCTGCGCGGCCCTGTCCGTGGCGATCTACGCCATGCTGGGCGGCTCGGAGCCGGACAAGGGGCAGGGGACGGAACCGGCATCCGCGCCGACCGCCGCCGCGGATGCCGTACCCCGGTGA
- a CDS encoding SDR family NAD(P)-dependent oxidoreductase, translated as MNRLTNKTALITGGTSGIGFATARRLLDEGAYVVITGRDRTRLDAAVTRLAAAPERVLAVASDVSVTADLDTLMRRVETWRGGLDAVFANAGVGIFKPSAEVTEEDFDVTVAANLKGLFFTVQKALPLLRDGAAVVVNASWTLHRGLPTASVYSASKAAVHNLARTLGSDLAPRGIRVNSVSPGYIDTEMYREANPDPGAEARNAAEVPLGSLGHPDDIAAGVAFLVSDDAAYITGQDLVIDGGLLGCVPVAR; from the coding sequence ATGAACCGACTCACCAACAAGACCGCCCTGATCACCGGTGGCACCAGCGGCATCGGGTTCGCCACCGCACGCAGACTGCTCGACGAGGGCGCGTACGTCGTCATCACCGGACGCGACCGCACGCGCCTCGACGCTGCCGTCACCCGTCTCGCCGCCGCCCCCGAGCGAGTGCTGGCGGTGGCGTCGGACGTGTCGGTCACCGCGGATCTCGACACGCTGATGCGCCGGGTGGAGACCTGGCGCGGCGGCCTCGACGCGGTGTTCGCCAACGCCGGAGTAGGCATCTTCAAACCGAGCGCGGAGGTGACCGAGGAGGACTTCGACGTCACCGTCGCCGCCAACCTCAAGGGCCTCTTCTTCACCGTCCAGAAAGCACTGCCGCTGCTGCGCGACGGAGCCGCCGTCGTGGTCAACGCCTCCTGGACGCTGCACCGCGGCCTGCCCACCGCATCGGTGTACTCCGCCAGCAAGGCCGCCGTACACAATCTGGCCCGCACGCTGGGCTCCGATCTCGCACCGCGTGGAATCAGGGTCAACTCCGTGAGCCCCGGCTACATCGATACGGAGATGTACCGCGAGGCCAACCCGGATCCTGGCGCCGAGGCCCGCAACGCGGCGGAGGTGCCTCTCGGCTCGCTGGGACACCCCGATGACATCGCGGCCGGTGTCGCGTTCCTGGTGTCCGACGATGCCGCCTACATCACCGGCCAGGACCTCGTCATCGACGGTGGCCTGCTGGGCTGCGTGCCCGTCGCCCGATGA
- a CDS encoding helix-turn-helix transcriptional regulator → MPAGRGRRAPGLRREEVAVLAGVGVSWYTWLEQGREINVSADVLDAVVRVLRLGPAEREHLYLLAGLNPPQWRPAEREVSPGLRRVIDGWLPRPAYVIDRHWNLVAVNSAARLAFGYGEGDHNCLVSFFTNADFRASICRWDDAARDIVGQFRADAARYPDDPEFGRLAADMCAVSPAFAEIWAEHPVGGATQGLKALHHSEVGELVFEYTALPVSDLPGHRLLLYTPAPDTETASRVSALSSARQGPVPG, encoded by the coding sequence ATGCCCGCCGGGCGTGGGCGGCGGGCGCCGGGGTTGCGCAGGGAGGAGGTCGCGGTCCTGGCCGGTGTAGGGGTGTCCTGGTACACGTGGCTGGAGCAGGGCCGGGAGATCAACGTGTCCGCCGATGTCCTCGACGCCGTCGTACGAGTGCTGCGGCTCGGACCCGCGGAGCGTGAGCACCTGTATCTGCTGGCCGGGCTCAATCCCCCGCAGTGGCGCCCAGCGGAGCGGGAGGTCTCGCCCGGGCTGCGGCGGGTGATCGACGGCTGGCTGCCGCGCCCGGCGTACGTCATCGACCGGCACTGGAACCTGGTCGCCGTCAACAGCGCCGCCCGTCTGGCGTTCGGGTACGGCGAGGGCGACCACAACTGCCTGGTCAGCTTCTTCACCAACGCCGACTTCCGTGCGTCGATCTGCCGCTGGGACGACGCGGCCCGTGACATCGTCGGCCAGTTCCGTGCCGATGCCGCCCGCTACCCGGACGATCCGGAGTTCGGCCGACTCGCGGCCGACATGTGTGCCGTGAGCCCCGCCTTCGCCGAGATCTGGGCGGAACACCCCGTCGGTGGCGCGACCCAGGGCCTCAAGGCCCTGCACCACAGCGAGGTGGGCGAGCTGGTCTTCGAGTACACCGCGCTTCCCGTGTCCGACCTGCCCGGCCACCGACTGCTGCTCTACACGCCCGCGCCGGACACCGAGACCGCGTCCAGGGTGTCCGCGCTGTCGTCGGCGAGACAAGGACCGGTCCCCGGCTGA